The following are encoded together in the Montipora capricornis isolate CH-2021 chromosome 5, ASM3666992v2, whole genome shotgun sequence genome:
- the LOC138048502 gene encoding uncharacterized protein, with protein sequence MATGPEYTDEQLNYFRICFITTDVITEGLQTIFKQEWDNRYKATLGEWKDEPRNGLDFKKRESPRNQRKNAGLLATMVNGNRAEWDCTMLFYAILYSDCIGRGLNAVVRSNVDDLRNFRNQDFAHLPQGHVKESEFQTAISKVAVAFQALGLSDLKIQETRNQKSFPTDELRKVLQVVDHLKDELKEKERELKEKGETLKETEKHRKVLEEQLQIEAPAAFCILPPKPSHDVAERDHELAKIAQQLKQLKETNESRLTSLYISGNPGSGKSQLAGLAAKKFFDDKKQIAGKNAFVMTLNAQSLDSLLESYVSFARHLKCSEYAVTSTLNDKDLKTEGKIANIKSLISTKVELYSSWLLVVDNVVSLSGMNPHLPETGDTHWCKGQLLITSQDTAAIPSETSFSNHISVSKGMTPSDAISLLASLSGIADGETEKEVARALDYQPLALASAAIFVKQVREASSNFGWKGYLEKLERGQRANTEDFLAMTNQSYPISMTTAISLAVDDAMSSDKVLNHTFGFISLCGQQPLNLDLVIKYILNVENESDGSGLDASADKDIIGLRIRKSSLLLVEEDESGVYVQVHQIVRNVIQTRIKKYSEAQYFQIIHWGITSFSQFIDEKNLDKKDSISKSFQLVPHLKCLITKIEMVFNVPDLSKVNLNVKDYPNYFIRFSAICANHCDFNRAKSIGKVALKLIQHDSVFCEGDLAAVYVVLGNVHQSEGEFRESKEYHDRALAIQIEKLGYQHINVASSYNNIATILHDQGDLEQAKEYLDRALAIEIEKLGSQHIHVATSYNNIATILHDQGDLEQAKEYHVRALAIQIEKLGSQHIDVASSYNNIASVLSAQGDLEQAKEYHDRALAIRIEKLGSQHIDVATSYNNIATILHDQGDLEQAKEYHVRALAIQIEKVGSQHIDVASSYNNIATILHDQGDLEQAKEYLDRALAIRIEKLGSQHIDVASSYNNIASVLRAQGDLEQAKEYHDRALVIQIEKLGSQHIDVASSYNNIATILHDQGDLEQAKEYLDRALAIRIEKLGSQHIDVASSYNNIASVLRAQGDLEQAKEYHDRALVIQIVKLGSQHIDVATSYNNIATILHDQGDLEQAKEYLDRALAIQIEKLGSQHIDVASSYNIIATILRDQGDLEQAKEYIERALAIWIEKLGSEHIHVASSYNNIASVLRDQGNLEQAKEYHDRALVIQIEKLGSQHIDVAFSYNNIATTLRDQGDLEQAKEYLDRALAILIEKLGSQHIDVASSYNNIAAILHDQGNLEQAKEYRDRAFAIWIQKLGSQHIRVADSYKNLAIVLRDHGKLEQAKEYFERALAIYLIRLGPDHSGVTTLQRHLARLQKLSSRVKRLNYVIY encoded by the coding sequence ATGGCCACTGGACCGGAATACACTGACGAGCAACTGAATTACTTCAGGATCTGCTTTATCACTACTGATGTGATAACTGAGGGCCTGCAAACAATCTTCAAACAAGAATGGGACAACCGCTACAAGGCAACTTTGGGAGAATGGAAAGACGAACCCCGAAATGGACTGGACTTCAAAAAGCGGGAGTCGCCgagaaaccaaagaaaaaacgcGGGTCTTTTGGCAACCATGGTTAACGGAAATAGAGCAGAATGGGATTGCACCATGCTCTTTTACGCTATACTGTACTCCGACTGTATTGGAAGAGGCCTAAACGCAGTAGTCCGATCAAATGtggatgatttgagaaattTTCGTAATCAAGACTTTGCTCATTTGCCACAAGGCCACGTCAAGGAGTCAGAGTTTCAAACTGCTATAAGTAAAGTTGCAGTTGCCTTTCAAGCACTTGGCCTCTCCGATCTGAAGATTCAAGAAACCAGAAATCAGAAGAGTTTTCCGACGGACGAGTTACGAAAGGTCTTGCAAGTAGTCGACCACCTAAAAGACgaactgaaagaaaaagaacgggaacttaaagaaaaaggtgaaacCCTTAAGGAAACAGAAAAGCATCGAAAGGTCCTTGAAGAGCAGTTACAAATTGAAGCTCCAGCGGCATTTTGCATTCTCCCACCCAAGCCATCGCACGACGTTGCCGAACGAGATCATGAGTTGGCTAAGATAGCTCAACAGCTAAAGCAACTGAAAGAAACCAACGAGAGCCGATTAACTTCCCTGTACATCTCAGGAAACCCTGGAAGCGGCAAATCTCAGTTAGCCGGTCTTGCCGCAAAGAAATTCTTTGATGACAAAAAACAAATCGCGGGCAAGAATGCATTCGTGATGACTCTAAATGCGCAAAGTCTTGATTCTCTGTTAGAATCCTACGTCTCTTTTGCTCGTCATCTAAAGTGTTCAGAATATGCAGTCACAAGTACTCTAAACGACAAAGATCTGAAGACGGAGGGGAAGATTGCCAACATAAAGTCATTAATTAGTACCAAAGTTGAGCTTTACTCATCGTGGCTGTTAGTGGTGGACAATGTCGTCAGCTTAAGTGGAATGAATCCTCATTTGCCAGAGACCGGAGACACGCACTGGTGTAAAGGTCAGCTGCTGATCACATCGCAAGACACCGCTGCTATTCCTTCAGAAACCTCTTTCAGCAATCACATCTCTGTGAGCAAGGGCATGACACCATCTGACGCCATTTCCTTATTAGCCTCTCTCTCCGGCATCGCTGACGGTGAGACTGAAAAAGAAGTTGCTCGGGCATTAGATTACCAACCCCTTGCCTTAGCAAGCGCCGCTATCTTTGTCAAACAAGTTCGGGAAGCATCTTCGAATTTTGGCTGGAAAGGCTACCTCGAGAAGCTTGAGAGGGGTCAGCGTGCTAACACTGAGGATTTTCTTGCCATGACAAACCAAAGCTACCCAATCTCTATGACCACAGCGATTTCATTGGCCGTGGACGACGCGATGTCATCTGACAAGGTTTTGAATCACACATTCGGTTTCATTTCTCTCTGTGGTCAGCAACCATTAAACCTTGACCTTGTAATAAAGTACATCCTAAATGTCGAGAACGAAAGCGATGGGAGTGGATTAGACGCTTCTGCGGACAAAGATATCATTGGTTTAAGGATTCGAAAAAGCTCGCTGCTGTTAGTTGAAGAAGACGAGAGTGGCGTCTACGTTCAAGTACATCAAATTGTGAGAAACGTCATCCAAACTAGAATAAAAAAGTATTCGGAGGCTCAATATTTTCAAATCATTCATTGGGGTATTACCTCATTTAGTCAGTTTATAGATGAGAAAAATCTTGATAAAAAAGACTCTATTTCTAAAAGCTTCCAGCTGGTACCTCATTTGAAGTGCCTAAtaacaaaaattgaaatggtATTCAATGTACCTGACTTATCAAAAGTCAATTTAAATGTGAAAGATTATCCAAATTATTTCATTAGGTTTAGCGCAATTTGTGCTAATCATTGCGACTTTAATAGAGCCAAAAGCATCGGTAAGGTAGCTCTAAAATTAATTCAGCATGATAGTGTATTTTGCGAGGGAGACTTGGCAGCAGTCTATGTTGTGTTAGGCAATGTCCATCAGAGTGAGGGTGAGTTTCGAGAATCAAAAGAGTATCATGATCGCGCTCTCGCTATAcagatagaaaagttgggataTCAGCATATCAATGTCGcatccagttacaacaacatagccacTATACTCCATGaccaaggtgacctggaacaagcaaaggagtatctcgatcgcgctcttgctatagagatagaaaagttgggatctcagcatatccATGTCGCAACCAGTTACAATAACATAGCTACCATACTCCATGaccaaggtgacctggaacaagcaaaggagtatcatgttcgcgctcttgctatacagatagaaaagttgggatctcagcatatcgatgttgcatccagttacaacaacatagctAGTGTACTCAGTGCCCAGGGTGACCTCGAACAGGCAAAGGAGTATCAtgatcgcgctcttgctatacggatagaaaagttgggatctcagcatatcgatgtcgcaacCAGTTACAATAACATAGCTACCATACTCCATGaccaaggtgacctggaacaagcaaaggagtatcatgttcgcgctcttgctatacaAATAGAAAAGgtgggatctcagcatatcgatgtcgcatccagttacaacaacatagccacTATACTCCATGaccaaggtgacctggaacaagcaaaggagtatctcgatcgcgctcttgctatacggatagaaaagttgggatctcagcatatcgatgtcgcatccagttacaacaacatagccagTGTACTCCGTGCCCAGGGTGACCTGGAACAGGCAAAGGAGTATCATGATCGCGCTCTTGTTATAcagatagaaaagttgggatctcagcatatcgatgtcgcatccagttacaacaacatagccacTATACTCCATGaccaaggtgacctggaacaagcaaaggagtatctcgatcgcgctcttgctatacggatagaaaagttgggatctcagcatatcgatgtcgcatccagttacaacaacatagccagTGTACTCCGTGCCCAGGGTGACCTGGAACAGGCAAAGGAGTATCATGATCGCGCTCTTGTTATACAGATAGtaaagttgggatctcagcatattGATGTCGcaaccagttacaacaacatagccacTATACTCCATGACCAAGGTGACCTTGAACAAGCAAAGGAGTATCTCgatcgcgctcttgctatacagatagaaaagttgggatcacagcatatcgatgtcgcatcCAGTTACAACATCATAGCCACTATACTCCGTGACCAgggtgacctggaacaagcaaaggaATATATTGAGCGAGCTCTTGCTATAtggatagaaaagttgggatctgAGCATATCCATGTCGcatccagttacaacaacatagccagTGTACTCCGTGACCAAGGTAACCTGGAACAGGCAAAGGAGTATCATGATCGCGCTCTTGTTATAcagatagaaaagttgggatctcagcatatcgatgtcgcattcagttacaacaacatagctACTACACTCCGTGACCAAGGTGACTTGGAACAAGCAAAGGAATACCTCgatcgcgctcttgctatactgatagaaaagttgggatctcagcatattGATGTCGcatccagttacaacaacattgCCGCTATACTCCATGACCAAGGTaacctggaacaagcaaaggaGTATCGTGATCGCGCCTTTGCTATTTGGATACAAAAGTTGGGATCTCAACATATTCGTGTCGCAGATTCTtataaaaacttggctattgtACTCCGTGACCATGGTAAGCTGGAGCAGGCAAAGGAGTATTTTGAACGTGCGTTGGCCATCTATTTGATTCGTCTCGGTCCTGATCATTCTGGTGTTACAACTCTTCAGCGACACTTGGCTAGACTGCAAAAACTGTCTAGTAGAGTAAAAAGGCTGAATTACGTCATATATTAA
- the LOC138048503 gene encoding uncharacterized protein has protein sequence MKKEMTELDNKIKLLKLKIAKTEEIILKRDRQALERLQLSISSLASAVDELKLKIEEGKIGKGESEEEIALWGEEIEDNLERADNMTRKIHDAIKALDLEEQEREVMEKHKKNMEFERQLLEQREEFEKACEHEKAAALESGPAKSSVAAKLPKLSITKFGGKVEDWLPFWGKFKSEIDSSNLAKLTKFGYLKELLEKHVRNDIDGLPFTDDGYDNAKAILEAEYGQPADIVNAYVKNIMELPVITGVNPRKVKEFYKQLRYNVQSLDTLERLGDVKGNVRSTLDKLKGVKADLVRGNEGWRDWDFKDLLRELKKWTDINPVEESMAERVSVKGISNPKQTMPTRVLKTHSQQETRTGNQQCVYCEDQNHRSVNCTKVTETGERRRILSEKRLWNAERARDISCCSCRGRGCEMSSIVGHGRGKFVRICSAVKSNYDEKTYQRSQKNRDAVRNVSPRSGTGYNRDW, from the exons ATGAAAAAGGAGATGACAGAATTGGACAACAAAATAAAGCTACTCAAGCTGAAGATCgctaaaacagaagaaatcaTCCTTAAACGAGACCGACAAGCCTTAGAGCGACTTCAGCTATCAATATCAAGTCTTGCGAGTGCGGTGGATGAATTAAAGTTAAAAATCGAGGAGGGGAAAATCGGCAAAGGCGAGAGCGAAGAAGAAATCGCGCTATGGggtgaagaaattgaagacaACCTTGAGAGAGCTGATAACATGACAAGAAAAATTCATGACGCGATAAAAGCCCTAGACCTCGAAGAGCAAGAGCGCGAGGTGATGGAGAAACACAAGAAGAACATGGAGTTTGAGCGGCAACTACTAGAGCAAAGGGAAGAATTCGAGAAAGCATGCGAACACGAGAAAGCGGCCGCTCTTGAATCGGGACCGGCAAAATCATCTGTGGCGGCGAAACTACCAAAGTTATCGATCACAAAATTCGGCGGTAAAGTTGAGGATTGGCTACCCTTCTGGGGAAAATTCAAGTCCGAAATAGACTCCTCAAACCTGGCAAAGCTTACTAAATTCGGGTACTTGAAGGAACTCCTCGAAAAGCACGTGAGGAACGACATCGACGGATTGCCCTTCACGGATGACGGTTACGACAACGCAAAAGCAATTCTCGAGGCAGAATATGGGCAGCCTGCAGATATCGTAAATGCGTATGTGAAGAACATAATGGAACTGCCGGTTATTACTGGAGTAAATCCGAggaaagtgaaggaattctACAAGCAACTTCGCTACAACGTGCAAAGCTTGGACACGCTTGAGCGGCTCGGGGATGTTAAAGGAAATGTGCGTTCTACTTTAGACAAATTGAAAGGCGTGAAAGCTGATCTGGTGCGTGGAAATGAAGGCTGGAGAGACTGGGATTTCAAAGATCTTTTGAGAGAACTTAAAAAATGGACAGACATCAATCCTGTCGAGGAAAGCATGGCAGAAAGGGTCTCGGTTAAAGGAATATCAAATCCAAAGCAAACAATGCCCACGCGTGTACTCAAAACCCATTCACAGCAAGAAACACGAACCGGAAACCAGCAATGTGTTTACTGCGAAGATCAAAATCATCGATCAGTCAACTGCACAAAGGTCACCGAGACGGGGGAGAGGCGTAGGATACTTTCGGAGAAAAGGCT CTGGAATGCCGAACGCGCGCGTGACATATCCTGTTGTAGTTGTAGAGGTCGAGGGTGTGAAATGTCGAGCATTGTTGGACACGGGCGCGGGAAGTTCGTACGCATCTGCAGCGCTGTTAAATCGAATTACGACGAGAAAACGTACCAAAGAAGTCAGAAAAATCGAGATGCTGTTAGGAACGTCAGCCCGAGAAGTGGAACTGGTTACAATCGAGATTGGTGA
- the LOC138048504 gene encoding uncharacterized protein: protein MPVEVTKVDKGELLFIDNPNYEETIAKNPHLSGVLMNDQDKKSRLPVHLILGAGEHAKLRTERAPKIGEPGEPVAELTKFGWIIMSPGKEPLDITNMLLTQTSHVDYEELCRLDVLGLSDTPTNDQRNVYTEFQEQLTRDEEGWYETGLPWRGNHPVLPKNKEGSLRRLASLNRKLKRQNLTSAYEEIIEEQREAGMVEKADGHCVGDREFYIPHKPVVRATAESTKLRIVYDASARAFDGAPSLNDCLHAGPPLQNKLWSVLVRGRFNPVAVSGDLQKAFLQVRIKEADRDAMRFHWRRDEHSPLTTLRFTRALFGLTSSPFLLGGVIEAHLSNWEEKEPEVVKKIRKELYVDDLISGSITVHKAREVKDKATVVFRDACFTLHKWHSNAPELEADQSSAEDAEEATYAKQQLGAPRGNMSRILGLPWNKKRDTVSVEVPTEQARLTKRGILAKLAKIYDPLGLISPETLRGKLIYRAVCDSKRAWDAELSRDMVWLG, encoded by the coding sequence ATGCCTGTAGAAGTCACGAAAGTGGACAAAGGGGAATTACTTTTCATTGACAATCCGAATTACGAGGAAACTATTGCCAAGAACCCACACCTGTCAGGAGTGCTTATGAATGATCAAGACAAGAAGAGTCGTCTTCCAGTACATCTTATTCTCGGTGCCGGAGAGCATGCAAAATTAAGAACCGAGAGGGCACCGAAAATAGGGGAACCTGGTGAGCCTGTCGCTGAGCTAACGAAATTCGGTTGGATCATCATGTCACCGGGCAAAGAACCTCTGGACATAACAAACATGTTATTGACGCAGACATCACACGTGGATTACGAGGAACTTTGCCGTCTAGATGTGCTTGGCCTGTCAGACACACCCACGAACGACCAGAGAAACGTGTACACCGAATTCCAAGAGCAACTTACTCGAGATGAGGAAGGCTGGTACGAGACTGGTCTGCCCTGGCGCGGAAATCACCCAGTGTTACCAAAAAACAAAGAGGGAAGTTTGAGACGACTTGCAAGTTTAAACAGAAAACTCAAGCGCCAGAACCTTACATCTGCATATGAAGAGATCATTGAAGAACAAAGGGAAGCAGGCATGGTGGAGAAAGCAGACGGGCATTGTGTTGGTGATCGAGAATTCTACATACCGCACAAGCCGGTTGTGCGAGCTACAGCAGAGTCAACAAAATTACGAATAGTCTACGATGCATCTGCGAGGGCTTTCGATGGTGCCCCTTCGCTGAATGATTGTTTGCATGCAGGCCCGCCCCTTCAAAACAAACTTTGGAGCGTTCTCGTTAGAGGGCGTTTCAACCCTGTGGCTGTTTCTGGCGATCTCCAGAAAGCGTTTCTTCAAGTGAGAATTAAAGAAGCTGACCGTGATGCAATGCGTTTCCATTGGCGTCGAGACGAACATTCACCTTTAACGACTCTGCGATTCACCAGGGCGCTTTTTGGACTCACTTCCTCTCCTTTTCTTCTTGGGGGAGTCATCGAGGCACACCTTAGCAACTGGGAGGAGAAAGAGCCAGAAGTAGTGAAAAAAATACGCAAAGAGCTGTACGTTGATGATTTAATCTCAGGATCAATCACTGTGCACAAGGCCAGAGAAGTGAAAGACAAAGCAACGGTTGTCTTCCGAGATGCATGTTTTACGCTCCACAAATGGCACTCCAATGCGCCTGAACTAGAAGCAGATCAGTCTTCAGCTGAAGATGCAGAAGAAGCAACCTATGCCAAGCAACAGTTGGGCGCCCCACGAGGAAACATGTCAAGAATACTCGGACTCCCTTGGAACAAGAAACGAGACACAGTCAGCGTAGAAGTCCCAACTGAACAAGCGAGGTTGACAAAACGAGGCATCCTAGCCAAACTAGCAAAAATTTATGATCCCCTGGGACTCATTTCACCAGAAACACTTCGTGGCAAGCTCATTTATCGCGCTGTTTGCGATTCGAAGAGAGCCTGGGATGCAGAACTATCACGTGACATGGTATGGCTTGGGTAA
- the LOC138048505 gene encoding uncharacterized protein, with translation MELCGVMYPTQKTQPISEVAEAAWRKQISGGTGPSGSQVERTGRRISRTNRLKRAKFHLGKAVRVCAWMRRFAHNALRSRGKSHIEGPLTTQETNQVRLHWERQAQKSGEVKKDRVVLNLQLNQEGLLECRGRLQGDYPVYLPDTSLYSQRIVEEAHLQTLHGGVGLTMTKVRSRYWIPKLRKLVKKVRRNCHGCKRFQAMAYAAPPPGRLPITRTEGVNPFQVIGVDYAGPLRYRISRQREGKAYVLLYACSLTRGVYLDLLPSLETEECLTSLKKFIGRRGRPERICSDNGRTFIGAAKWVKAVMKDERLHNYLSVNNYLSVNLSRAPWWGGQFERIIGIMKSALHKSIGNGMLSWKELQEVLLYVEITLNNQPLSYLEDDPQLPVLTPSSMLLVNSNALPELQPHHIEKADLRKRAKHMLKCKEAVWRRWSKEYLRSLREKHCGQATAQGNAPAIGDVVIVQAEERNRGKWPLGIVENVIVGTDGVVRGAVLRSGKSHIERAVQHLYPLELSCDRPRPHLAELNPQAPPFRPRRDAAVAARLRVQNIARDEL, from the coding sequence ATGGAGTTATGTGGCGTTATGTACCCAACTCAGAAAACCCAGCCGATCTCGGAAGTCGCGGAGGCCGCGTGGAGGAAGCAGATCAGTGGTGGAACGGGCCCAAGTGGCTCGCAAGTGGAGAGAACTGGCCGGCGGATATCCCGGACAAACCGACTGAAGAGAGCCAAATTTCATTTGGGGAAAGCCGTACGCGTGTGTGCGTGGATGCGAAGATTCGCGCACAACGCTCTCCGCAGCAGAGGTAAATCGCATATCGAGGGACCGCTGACAACCCAAGAAACAAACCAGGTGAGACTTCATTGGGAGAGGCAGGCTCAGAAGAGTGGTGAAGTTAAAAAGGATCGAGTGGTGTTGAACTTGCAGTTAAATCAGGAAGGCTTACTAGAGTGTCGGGGCCGACTGCAAGGAGACTACCCAGTATATTTACCAGACACCAGTCTATATTCCCAGCGAATCGTGGAAGAAGCCCACCTGCAAACTTTGCATGGGGGAGTGGGGCTAACGATGACCAAAGTCCGAAGCCGATACTGGATCCCTAAGCTAAGGAAGCTGGTGAAGAAAGTTCGCCGAAATTGCCACGGATGCAAAAGATTTCAAGCGATGGCTTACGCTGCTCCACCACCTGGACGCCTTCCAATCACCCGTACCGAAGGCGTTAACCCATTTCAAGTGATTGGGGTCGACTACGCTGGTCCACTGCGATATCGCATATCCAGACAACGAGAAGGAAAGGCCTATGTTCTGTTATATGCCTGCAGTCTTACAAGGGGGGTTTACCTGGATCTATTGCCAAGTTTGGAAACGGAAGAATGCCTGACGAGTTTGAAGAAGTTCATCGGAAGGCGAGGGAGACCGGAACGAATTTGTTCCGACAATGGGAGAACATTTATTGGTGCTGCAAAGTGGGTCAAGGCAGTGATGAAAGACGAGCGACTCCACAATTACTTGTCAGTCAACAATTACTTGTCAGTCAACCTTAGCCGCGCCCCATGGTGGGGCGGTCAGTTCGAGAGGATCATTGGTATAATGAAATCAGCCCTACACAAGTCAATAGGAAACGGAATGTTGAGTTGGAAGGAATTACAAGAGGTATTATTATACGTGGAGATCACCCTTAATAACCAACCGTTGAGTTATCTGGAGGATGATCCTCAGTTACCTGTTCTGACTCCGAGTTCCATGCTGTTGGTGAATAGCAATGCGCTGCCAGAGTTACAACCTCACCATATTGAAAAGGCTGATCTCCGCAAACGAGCCAAGCACATGCTTAAGTGCAAGGAGGCGGTGTGGCGACGTTGGTCAAAGGAGTACCTGCGTAGCCTTCGAGAGAAACATTGTGGCCAAGCAACCGCTCAGGGAAACGCACCTGCCATCGGTGACGTAGTTATAGTACAAGCGGAAGAAAGGAACAGGGGCAAATGGCCGCTAGGCATAGTTGAAAATGTCATAGTTGGGACTGATGGAGTAGTCAGAGGAGCCGTATTGCGCTCAGGGAAGTCCCACATTGAACGGGCAGTCCAACATTTGTATCCCTTAGAGCTCTCGTGTGATAGACCGCGACCACACCTAGCAGAGTTGAATCCACAAGCTCCACCATTCCGACCAAGAAGAGATGCGGCCGTTGCAGCGCGCCTGCGAGTACAGAACATTGCTCGAGATGAACTGTGA